From the genome of Roseiconus lacunae, one region includes:
- a CDS encoding glycosyltransferase family 2 protein produces the protein MSDRDLKSHQDDQRDPPASYFWTTTYAEKMRATLGIDACRKLAIFPLPKGFLLSVIVPVYNEGNTVASVIDRLRATGIPMQIIIVDDGSQDSTPVALAELSQDNALMVFSHEQNRGKGAAIRTGIAKATGDIVVIQDADQEYDPSDFRYLLQPLIAGEADVAYGTRYGHYDRQLSPWWHQAVNGLITYLASIAIGIRLSDVETCYKMVPREHLHAIQDQLCENRFGIEIELTARLARQNLRFTERPIRYRHRWYDEGKKIGWRDGVSALWCILKYGLLRR, from the coding sequence ATGTCCGATCGTGATTTGAAGAGTCACCAAGACGATCAACGCGATCCTCCGGCATCGTACTTTTGGACCACCACGTATGCCGAAAAGATGCGAGCCACACTTGGCATCGATGCATGTCGCAAGTTGGCGATCTTTCCATTGCCGAAAGGTTTCCTGCTTTCAGTGATCGTGCCGGTCTACAACGAAGGAAACACCGTCGCATCGGTCATCGATCGCTTGCGCGCGACAGGTATTCCGATGCAGATCATCATCGTTGACGACGGGAGTCAAGACAGCACCCCGGTGGCGCTCGCTGAACTTTCGCAAGATAACGCGTTGATGGTGTTCAGCCACGAACAAAACCGCGGTAAGGGCGCCGCGATCCGCACCGGGATCGCAAAAGCGACCGGTGACATCGTTGTCATTCAAGACGCCGATCAAGAATACGATCCGTCCGATTTCCGATACCTGTTGCAACCGCTCATTGCAGGCGAAGCAGACGTGGCCTACGGGACCCGGTACGGACACTACGACCGCCAACTTTCGCCCTGGTGGCACCAAGCAGTCAATGGCTTGATCACCTACCTCGCAAGCATCGCGATCGGCATTCGGCTGAGCGATGTCGAAACCTGCTACAAAATGGTTCCTCGGGAGCACCTGCATGCGATTCAGGATCAGCTTTGTGAGAACCGTTTCGGAATCGAAATCGAGTTGACGGCGCGATTGGCTCGCCAAAATCTGCGTTTCACCGAACGACCGATCCGTTATCGTCATCGCTGGTACGACGAAGGCAAAAAGATCGGTTGGCGCGATGGTGTGAGCGCACTCTGGTGCATTCTCAAGTACGGATTGCTTCGCAGATAG